The Sinorhizobium meliloti genome includes a window with the following:
- a CDS encoding tetratricopeptide repeat protein: protein MRWLERLRGNKPQTAPVADPMAEALARAQAGDYGSALRIWEPLARAGVARAQNNIGACFAEGLGVPENRELACKWLRLAAEAGDPVGQRNYAALHMQGLAGTDADYGIAAEYYRRAAEKGDAPAQDMLSWLLLEGEIMTADPLEARRWAECAAEAGIASSMTRLGMLHHNALGVERDAQKAVYWWLKAAERGDADAQAMLGAACHMGAGTIRNGVTALVWLIRATEGGSTLAKPFMGPVRDSLSPAEIQEAERRAQEPLSRRAP from the coding sequence ATGCGGTGGCTTGAACGCCTTCGAGGCAATAAGCCCCAGACGGCGCCTGTGGCCGATCCGATGGCCGAGGCCCTGGCACGCGCCCAAGCCGGCGACTACGGGTCGGCGCTGCGCATCTGGGAGCCTCTGGCGCGTGCCGGCGTCGCGCGGGCGCAGAACAATATCGGCGCCTGCTTCGCAGAAGGGCTCGGGGTGCCGGAGAATCGAGAACTGGCGTGCAAATGGCTGCGCCTGGCGGCCGAAGCCGGGGATCCCGTCGGGCAACGCAACTATGCCGCCCTGCACATGCAAGGGCTCGCCGGCACCGATGCCGACTACGGCATCGCAGCCGAATATTATCGACGCGCCGCTGAAAAGGGCGACGCGCCGGCCCAGGACATGTTGAGCTGGCTGCTGCTGGAAGGCGAGATCATGACGGCCGACCCGCTCGAGGCGCGACGCTGGGCGGAATGTGCCGCCGAGGCCGGCATCGCGTCCTCGATGACGCGGCTCGGCATGCTCCACCACAACGCACTCGGTGTCGAACGCGATGCGCAAAAGGCCGTCTACTGGTGGCTGAAGGCTGCAGAGAGGGGCGACGCAGACGCCCAGGCCATGCTGGGAGCGGCCTGCCATATGGGGGCGGGCACGATACGCAATGGTGTGACTGCCTTGGTCTGGCTGATCCGGGCGACGGAAGGCGGCAGCACCCTGGCAAAGCCCTTCATGGGACCGGTTCGTGACAGCCTTTCGCCGGCGGAGATCCAGGAAGCGGAACGTCGGGCGCAAGAGCCGCTTTCAAGGCGGGCGCCATGA
- the selA gene encoding L-seryl-tRNA(Sec) selenium transferase, whose amino-acid sequence MSGPVDLRALPSVDQMLNAAAVSPLVEQHGRAVVTDELRKVLGEVRLAVRSGGALPGKDGIVAALLSRLDDRSRSNLRPLFNLTGTVLHTNLGRALLAQEAVDAAVDAMREAAALEFDLDSGGRGERDSHLRELLCELTGAEDATVVNNNAAAVLIALNSVGAGRQAIVSRGELIEIGGAFRMPDIMERAGVDLVEVGTTNRTHAKDYVKAIGPETALILKVHTSNYRIEGFTAEVPGAELAAIAHERGVVLLNDLGSGSLVDLSRYGLGREPTVREAVAEGADLVTFSGDKLLGGPQAGFIVGRRDLIAEINRNPLKRALRVDKIRIAATAATLKLYRDPDRLASRLPTLFMLSRVQAEVRAQAERLAPQVGAMLAPSGYAVEVCSCSSQIGSGALPVDTIPSAGLRIVGSSGSALEALAALFRSLSRPILGRLRDGALVLDLRCLSDEAEFLKTLSEGSGDAVA is encoded by the coding sequence ATGTCGGGACCTGTCGATCTTCGTGCCTTGCCCTCCGTCGACCAGATGCTGAACGCGGCGGCCGTGTCGCCGCTTGTGGAGCAGCATGGCCGCGCCGTGGTGACGGACGAACTGCGCAAAGTACTGGGCGAAGTCCGCCTTGCCGTGCGGAGCGGTGGGGCGCTGCCAGGCAAGGATGGCATTGTTGCCGCTCTGCTGAGCCGGCTCGATGACCGCAGCCGCTCGAACCTTCGCCCGCTGTTCAATCTGACGGGGACGGTGCTTCATACCAATCTCGGCCGGGCGCTGCTTGCGCAGGAGGCGGTCGATGCCGCCGTCGATGCAATGCGCGAAGCGGCCGCGCTTGAATTCGATCTCGATTCCGGTGGGCGCGGCGAACGCGACAGCCATTTGCGGGAACTGCTGTGCGAGCTGACGGGAGCGGAGGATGCCACCGTCGTCAACAACAATGCCGCGGCTGTCCTGATCGCTCTCAACTCGGTCGGTGCCGGGCGTCAGGCGATCGTTTCGCGGGGTGAATTGATCGAGATCGGCGGCGCTTTCCGCATGCCGGACATCATGGAGCGCGCCGGCGTCGATCTGGTCGAAGTGGGCACGACCAACCGCACCCACGCGAAGGACTACGTCAAGGCGATCGGGCCTGAGACGGCTTTGATCCTCAAGGTCCATACGTCGAATTACAGGATCGAGGGCTTCACCGCGGAGGTCCCGGGTGCCGAGCTTGCGGCAATCGCCCATGAAAGAGGTGTGGTGCTTCTCAACGATCTCGGTTCGGGCAGCCTGGTCGACCTGTCGCGTTATGGTCTCGGCAGGGAGCCGACGGTGCGAGAGGCAGTCGCCGAAGGAGCCGATCTGGTCACCTTTTCCGGCGACAAGCTGCTGGGCGGTCCGCAGGCGGGTTTCATCGTCGGGCGCAGGGACCTGATCGCCGAGATCAACCGCAATCCGCTGAAGCGGGCGCTGCGTGTCGACAAGATCCGTATCGCGGCGACGGCTGCTACCTTGAAGCTCTATCGCGATCCGGATCGGCTGGCTTCGCGCCTGCCGACACTTTTCATGCTGTCCCGCGTGCAAGCGGAAGTGCGGGCACAGGCGGAGCGGCTCGCGCCGCAGGTCGGCGCGATGCTGGCGCCGAGCGGTTACGCTGTCGAGGTCTGCAGCTGTTCGAGCCAGATAGGCTCCGGGGCGCTTCCCGTAGACACGATCCCGAGCGCCGGCCTGAGGATCGTTGGGTCGAGCGGGAGCGCACTCGAAGCGCTCGCAGCTCTGTTCCGGTCTCTGTCCCGCCCGATCCTGGGGCGCCTGCGGGATGGTGCGCTGGTTCTGGACCTGCGCTGTCTGTCCGATGAGGCGGAATTCCTCAAAACCCTGTCCGAGGGTAGCGGCGATGCGGTGGCTTGA
- a CDS encoding formate dehydrogenase subunit gamma, protein MTKASDLEPEDAIHRGPPVTVDRYGPGKRVNHWITASSLILLALSGLAMFHPSLFFLTGLFGGGQNTRMLHPWIGVVLFFSFYIFFFQLWKANLFTRADMGWFTGIRDVIGGHEDRLPEMGKYNAGQKVIFWAMALLIVALIITGVIIWDQYFYSYTSIETKRFAVLAHAVAAVLIICVFIVHVYAAFWTRGTFRAMTKGSVTGGWAWRHHRKWLKELAGRGRIDPAE, encoded by the coding sequence ATGACAAAGGCCAGCGATCTTGAACCGGAAGATGCCATCCATCGCGGACCGCCGGTCACAGTCGACCGCTATGGGCCGGGCAAGCGCGTTAATCATTGGATCACGGCCTCCAGCCTGATCCTGCTGGCGCTTTCCGGCCTTGCAATGTTCCACCCGTCCCTGTTTTTCCTGACCGGCCTGTTCGGTGGGGGGCAGAACACGCGCATGCTGCACCCGTGGATCGGCGTGGTGCTTTTCTTCAGTTTCTACATTTTCTTCTTCCAGCTCTGGAAGGCCAACCTCTTCACCAGAGCGGACATGGGCTGGTTCACGGGCATTCGCGACGTGATCGGCGGGCACGAGGACCGCTTGCCGGAAATGGGCAAGTACAATGCCGGCCAGAAGGTGATCTTCTGGGCAATGGCCTTGCTGATCGTCGCGTTGATCATAACCGGCGTCATCATCTGGGATCAGTACTTCTACAGCTATACGTCGATCGAGACGAAGCGCTTTGCGGTGCTCGCCCATGCCGTGGCGGCGGTGCTGATCATCTGCGTCTTCATCGTTCATGTCTATGCGGCCTTCTGGACCCGCGGGACGTTCCGCGCGATGACGAAGGGCTCGGTCACCGGTGGCTGGGCGTGGCGGCACCATCGCAAGTGGCTCAAGGAACTGGCTGGACGCGGCCGGATCGATCCTGCAGAATAA
- the fdxH gene encoding formate dehydrogenase subunit beta yields MMDSPRTAVSNPPVQPMESNLTERDLVRRSATTELPPPERQLTPVAKLIDVSKCIGCKACQSACVEWNDTHPGIGENVGYYTNPHDLTEDMFTLMRFTEWVNPETDNLEWLIRKDGCMHCADPGCLKACPAPGAIVQYSNGIVDFVHENCIGCGYCIKGCPFNIPRISKVDHRAYKCTLCSDRVAVGQGPACAKACPTHAIVFGTKEDMKKHAEHRIADLKSRGYTNAGLYDPPGVGGTHVMYVLHHNDKPHIYSDLPDDPKISAVVQAWKGVTKYTGLAAMGLVAAGAILHGVFGRANRVQPEDEESAERLVDSAGAAGRTPDDKGQRS; encoded by the coding sequence ATGATGGACAGTCCTCGCACCGCCGTCAGCAATCCGCCGGTCCAGCCGATGGAAAGCAACCTTACCGAGCGGGATCTCGTACGCCGCTCGGCAACCACCGAGCTGCCGCCGCCCGAGCGGCAGCTCACGCCCGTCGCCAAGCTGATCGACGTCTCAAAGTGCATCGGCTGCAAGGCCTGCCAGTCTGCGTGCGTCGAGTGGAACGATACGCATCCGGGGATCGGCGAAAACGTCGGCTACTATACCAACCCCCATGACCTCACCGAGGACATGTTCACGCTCATGCGCTTTACCGAGTGGGTCAATCCCGAGACCGACAATCTCGAATGGCTCATCCGCAAGGACGGCTGCATGCACTGCGCCGATCCGGGGTGCCTGAAAGCCTGCCCGGCGCCGGGCGCAATCGTCCAGTATTCGAACGGCATCGTGGATTTCGTTCACGAGAACTGCATTGGCTGCGGCTATTGCATAAAGGGCTGTCCCTTCAACATTCCGCGCATCTCGAAAGTCGATCACCGCGCCTACAAATGCACCCTCTGTTCCGATCGGGTCGCCGTCGGCCAGGGACCGGCCTGTGCCAAGGCCTGTCCGACCCACGCGATCGTGTTCGGCACGAAGGAGGATATGAAGAAGCATGCGGAACACCGCATCGCCGATCTCAAATCCCGCGGTTATACGAATGCAGGCCTTTACGATCCGCCGGGCGTAGGCGGCACGCATGTGATGTATGTGCTGCATCACAACGACAAGCCGCACATCTACTCCGATCTGCCCGACGATCCGAAGATTTCCGCCGTGGTCCAGGCATGGAAGGGTGTGACCAAATACACAGGTCTCGCCGCAATGGGTCTCGTGGCCGCCGGGGCAATTCTCCACGGCGTCTTCGGCCGGGCCAATCGTGTGCAGCCGGAAGACGAAGAGAGTGCGGAAAGGCTCGTCGATAGCGCCGGAGCCGCAGGGAGGACGCCTGATGACAAAGGCCAGCGATCTTGA
- the selB gene encoding selenocysteine-specific translation elongation factor, translated as MIVGTAGHIDHGKTTLVKALTGVDTDRLKEEKARGITIDLGFAYARFAKDAVTGFVDVPGHERFIHTMLAGAGGIDYAMLVVAADDGIKPQTLEHLAILDLLGVSRGLVAITKADLADPDRLESLTDEIGAVLSSTSLRDAEILPVSAAAGQGIELLKARLAAAERATVASTAGGRFRLAVDRSFTLSGAGTVVTGTVLSGSVGVGDQVTVSPAGRAARVRSIHAQNQRAERGFAGQRCALNLAGEGISKNAITRGDMVVDPHLHAPSDRLDADLSVLESETKPIGEWFSARFHHASAETGVRIVPLEGPLLPGERRRVQLVLDRPIAAAVGDRFILRDVSARRTIGGGRLLDLRAPLRKRRSPQRLSFLKAASLSHAGEALAALLDVPPFLVDLDVFARDRALSEPELQNALMFASAELIEGLAVRHALSKRQRVAFSDEVQRVLSAFHVENPDLQGIGRERLRLQVTPRLPPPAFLVALRTEQTGGRLVLEGAFVRLPGHEVRLSEKEEELYARILPHLEGEERFRPPRVRDFAETLGVDEREIRRILKLCARLGRVDQIRHDHFFTRQTTAEMVAIIRQVAANAERGEFSAGLFRDRVNNGRKVAIEILEFFDRQGVTLRHGDVRRVNPHRLDLYEGHVPEADEGRDSSPVGRPDFKFYRAGS; from the coding sequence ATGATCGTCGGCACGGCCGGGCATATCGATCATGGCAAGACGACGCTCGTCAAGGCACTGACCGGTGTCGACACCGATCGCCTCAAGGAAGAAAAGGCGCGCGGCATCACCATCGATCTCGGCTTTGCCTATGCCCGGTTTGCAAAGGACGCAGTTACCGGATTTGTCGACGTCCCCGGTCACGAGCGCTTCATTCATACCATGCTCGCCGGCGCGGGCGGCATCGACTATGCCATGCTGGTCGTTGCGGCAGACGATGGCATCAAACCCCAGACGCTCGAACATCTCGCGATCCTCGATCTGCTCGGCGTCAGCCGCGGACTGGTCGCGATCACAAAAGCAGACCTTGCCGATCCTGACCGCCTCGAGAGCCTGACGGATGAAATAGGAGCGGTGCTTTCGTCGACGAGCCTCCGCGATGCGGAGATACTTCCCGTCTCTGCGGCGGCGGGGCAGGGGATTGAATTGTTGAAGGCACGCCTGGCGGCTGCCGAGCGTGCGACCGTGGCATCGACTGCCGGTGGCCGTTTCCGGCTCGCCGTCGATCGAAGCTTCACGCTCTCGGGCGCCGGAACCGTGGTCACTGGAACCGTGCTTTCAGGGTCCGTCGGCGTGGGCGACCAGGTGACGGTCTCGCCAGCGGGTCGCGCTGCGCGCGTACGTTCCATACATGCTCAGAACCAGAGGGCCGAGCGCGGCTTTGCCGGGCAACGCTGTGCACTCAACCTTGCGGGCGAGGGGATCTCGAAGAACGCAATCACCCGAGGCGACATGGTGGTCGATCCCCATCTGCACGCGCCGAGCGACAGGCTCGACGCGGATCTTTCTGTGCTTGAAAGTGAGACGAAGCCGATCGGGGAATGGTTTTCGGCCCGCTTTCACCACGCGAGCGCCGAGACCGGTGTTCGTATCGTGCCGCTCGAGGGACCGCTGTTGCCGGGCGAGCGGCGGCGGGTTCAACTCGTGCTCGACCGTCCGATCGCGGCTGCTGTCGGCGACCGGTTCATACTGCGCGACGTTTCAGCCCGGCGCACGATCGGTGGAGGACGGCTCCTGGATCTGCGGGCGCCCCTGCGCAAGCGGCGCTCTCCCCAGCGGCTGAGCTTCTTGAAAGCCGCATCTCTGTCCCATGCTGGCGAAGCGCTTGCGGCATTGCTGGATGTTCCGCCATTTCTTGTCGATCTTGACGTCTTTGCACGCGACCGGGCCCTGTCCGAGCCGGAACTGCAGAACGCGCTCATGTTTGCCTCGGCCGAACTCATCGAGGGCCTGGCGGTGCGCCATGCGCTGTCGAAGCGCCAGCGAGTCGCATTTTCCGACGAGGTCCAGCGCGTATTGAGCGCCTTTCATGTGGAGAACCCCGATCTGCAGGGGATCGGTCGCGAGCGCCTTCGGCTGCAGGTCACGCCACGACTTCCTCCGCCGGCCTTTCTGGTTGCGCTTAGGACCGAACAGACGGGCGGGCGCCTGGTGCTCGAAGGCGCCTTCGTCCGATTGCCGGGTCACGAGGTCCGGTTGAGCGAGAAGGAGGAGGAGCTCTATGCACGAATCCTTCCGCATCTGGAAGGCGAGGAGAGATTCCGTCCGCCTCGAGTCCGCGATTTCGCCGAAACGCTGGGCGTAGACGAGCGAGAGATACGCCGCATCCTCAAACTTTGTGCACGGCTCGGCCGCGTCGACCAGATTCGGCATGACCATTTCTTCACCCGTCAGACGACAGCGGAAATGGTCGCAATCATCAGGCAAGTCGCGGCCAATGCCGAGCGGGGTGAATTTTCCGCAGGTCTCTTCCGCGACCGTGTCAACAACGGTAGAAAGGTGGCGATCGAGATCCTGGAATTCTTCGATCGTCAGGGAGTGACGCTCCGGCATGGCGACGTGCGCCGGGTTAACCCGCACAGGCTCGATCTTTACGAAGGGCACGTTCCTGAGGCAGATGAGGGAAGAGACTCGTCCCCGGTGGGGCGTCCGGACTTCAAATTCTATCGCGCCGGCTCTTGA
- the fdnG gene encoding formate dehydrogenase-N subunit alpha, with product MNVDLSRRSFLKLAGAGAAATSLGAMGFGEAEAAVVAHVRPHKLTTTTETRNTCPYCSVACGVIIYSKGDLRKGEAADIIHIEGDADHPTNRGTLCPKGAALKDFVKSPTRLQYPMHRKPGSDKFERISWEDAFDRIARLMKDDRDANFVAANAAGVPVNRWTTVGMLAASATTNETAWATFKFAKALGIVGFDNQARVUHGPTVSSLGPTFGRGAMTNSWTDIKNTDLVVVMGGNAAEAHPCGFKWVTEAKATRGAKLIVVDPRYTRTASVSDYYAPIRQGTDIAFLNGVMKYCIDNDKVQWDYMKAFTNASYLVKDGFGYQDGLFTGYDAEKRDYDKSTWDYVLGDDGFVVTDPALQHPRCVWNLLKAHLAPYTPEMVERICGTPKDKFLKVAEMISECSSPTKTMTSMYALGWTQHSSGSQNIRAMAMLQLILGNIGVRGGGMNALRGHSNIQGLTDLGLMSHLLTGYLTMPTEKDVDFTTYMSTRQFKPLRPGQTSYWQNYRKFMVSFQKAMWGDAARIDNDWAFNYLSKLDVPAYDVLRVFELMYAGKVNGYICQGFNPLLAFPNRDKNTKALSNLKWLVTMDPLDTETARFWENHGDFNPVDTASIQTEVFQLPTTCFAEEEGSLTNSGRWLQWHWAGGTPPGEAKHDTYIVAQIFLRMKEMYRNEGGAFPDPILNLSWDYADPNEPTPEELAKEINGRALTDLMDPANPMKVQVAAGKQILNFSQLRDDGSTMCGCWIYSGNFNEQGNNMARRDNHDPDDTGAYLGWSFAWPLNRRTLYNRASADLQGKPWDPSRKLLEWDGTKWAGYDVPDIAPTAKPDEIGPFIMNQEGTARLFSRGLMRDGPFPAHMEPFESPVANVFNPKMRGNPVSRVFQTDVAQMGLSDEFPYAATSYRLTEHFHYWTKHNRVNSALQPEFFVEISEELAEEKNIENGGWVRVWSKRGSVKAKAVVTKRIRPLMCDGKPVHVVGIPLHWGFTGSAKKGLGPNSLAPFVGDANIETPEYKAFLVNIESSTAPEEARV from the coding sequence ATGAATGTAGACCTCTCACGGCGCAGCTTTTTGAAGCTGGCTGGAGCAGGGGCTGCGGCAACGTCACTCGGTGCGATGGGGTTTGGTGAGGCTGAGGCGGCGGTCGTCGCGCATGTCCGGCCTCACAAGCTGACGACGACCACCGAAACGCGCAACACCTGTCCCTACTGTTCCGTCGCCTGTGGCGTCATCATCTATTCGAAGGGCGACCTCCGCAAGGGTGAGGCTGCCGACATCATTCACATCGAAGGCGATGCGGATCATCCGACCAACCGCGGTACGCTCTGTCCCAAGGGGGCGGCGCTCAAGGACTTCGTGAAGTCCCCGACCCGTCTCCAGTATCCGATGCACCGCAAGCCGGGCTCGGATAAGTTCGAGCGTATCTCCTGGGAGGATGCTTTCGACCGCATCGCACGGTTGATGAAGGATGACCGCGACGCCAATTTCGTCGCGGCGAATGCCGCAGGCGTTCCGGTCAATCGCTGGACGACGGTCGGCATGCTCGCCGCGTCGGCGACCACCAATGAAACGGCTTGGGCGACCTTCAAATTCGCCAAGGCTCTGGGAATAGTCGGTTTCGATAATCAGGCGCGCGTCTGACACGGCCCTACGGTGTCCAGTTTGGGCCCAACATTTGGCCGTGGAGCGATGACCAACTCCTGGACCGACATCAAAAATACCGACCTCGTAGTCGTCATGGGCGGCAATGCGGCCGAAGCGCATCCCTGCGGCTTCAAATGGGTGACCGAGGCGAAGGCCACGCGGGGCGCGAAGCTGATCGTGGTCGATCCGCGCTATACCCGCACCGCGTCCGTATCCGACTATTACGCTCCCATCCGTCAGGGAACCGACATCGCCTTCCTCAACGGGGTGATGAAGTATTGCATCGACAACGACAAGGTGCAGTGGGACTATATGAAGGCGTTCACCAACGCCTCCTATCTCGTCAAGGACGGCTTCGGCTACCAGGACGGCCTCTTCACGGGCTACGACGCGGAAAAGCGCGACTATGACAAGTCGACGTGGGACTATGTCCTCGGCGACGACGGCTTCGTCGTGACTGACCCGGCGCTCCAGCACCCGCGTTGTGTCTGGAATCTGCTGAAGGCGCACCTCGCCCCCTATACGCCGGAAATGGTGGAACGGATCTGCGGCACGCCCAAGGACAAGTTCCTCAAGGTTGCCGAGATGATCTCGGAATGCTCGTCTCCGACAAAGACGATGACGTCGATGTATGCGCTCGGCTGGACCCAGCATTCCAGCGGTTCGCAAAACATCCGCGCCATGGCCATGCTGCAGCTCATCCTCGGCAATATCGGCGTGCGCGGCGGCGGCATGAACGCGCTTCGCGGCCACTCCAACATCCAGGGACTGACTGACCTCGGTCTAATGTCGCATCTGCTCACGGGGTATCTGACGATGCCGACGGAAAAGGACGTGGATTTCACGACCTATATGTCGACACGCCAGTTCAAACCATTGCGTCCAGGGCAGACAAGTTACTGGCAGAACTACAGGAAGTTCATGGTCTCCTTCCAGAAGGCCATGTGGGGGGATGCCGCCCGGATCGACAACGACTGGGCCTTCAATTACCTCTCCAAGCTCGACGTGCCGGCCTATGATGTGCTTCGCGTGTTCGAGCTGATGTATGCCGGCAAGGTCAATGGCTACATCTGCCAGGGCTTCAACCCACTTCTTGCCTTCCCGAACCGGGACAAGAACACCAAGGCGCTGTCGAACCTGAAGTGGCTCGTCACGATGGACCCGCTCGACACAGAGACCGCACGGTTCTGGGAAAACCATGGCGACTTCAACCCTGTCGATACCGCATCCATCCAGACCGAGGTGTTCCAGCTGCCCACGACCTGCTTTGCGGAGGAAGAGGGCTCGCTGACAAACTCGGGCCGATGGTTGCAGTGGCACTGGGCAGGTGGAACACCCCCCGGCGAAGCAAAGCACGACACTTACATCGTCGCCCAGATATTCCTCAGGATGAAGGAGATGTATCGCAACGAGGGTGGCGCGTTCCCCGATCCGATCCTGAACTTGTCATGGGACTATGCCGATCCGAACGAACCTACGCCGGAGGAGCTGGCGAAGGAAATCAACGGTCGGGCACTGACGGACCTCATGGATCCTGCCAACCCGATGAAGGTGCAGGTCGCGGCCGGCAAGCAGATCCTGAACTTCTCGCAACTCAGGGACGACGGTTCGACCATGTGCGGTTGCTGGATCTATTCCGGCAACTTCAACGAGCAGGGCAACAATATGGCCCGCCGCGACAACCACGATCCGGACGACACTGGCGCTTATCTCGGCTGGTCATTCGCCTGGCCGCTTAATCGCCGCACGCTCTACAATCGTGCTTCGGCCGATTTGCAGGGCAAGCCGTGGGATCCCTCACGTAAGCTGCTCGAGTGGGATGGCACGAAGTGGGCGGGCTACGATGTGCCCGATATTGCTCCTACGGCAAAGCCGGACGAAATCGGCCCGTTCATCATGAACCAGGAGGGGACTGCACGCCTGTTTTCACGCGGTTTGATGCGGGACGGGCCGTTCCCGGCCCATATGGAGCCTTTCGAATCCCCCGTCGCCAACGTCTTCAATCCGAAGATGCGGGGCAACCCGGTCAGCCGCGTCTTTCAGACGGACGTGGCGCAGATGGGGCTGTCGGACGAGTTCCCTTACGCGGCTACTTCCTACCGGCTGACGGAACACTTCCACTACTGGACCAAGCATAACCGCGTGAATTCCGCGCTTCAGCCGGAATTCTTCGTCGAGATCTCCGAGGAACTGGCAGAGGAGAAGAATATCGAAAACGGCGGCTGGGTCCGGGTGTGGTCGAAGCGTGGTTCGGTCAAGGCGAAGGCGGTGGTGACCAAGCGCATCCGGCCGCTGATGTGCGACGGCAAGCCGGTCCATGTGGTGGGCATTCCGCTTCACTGGGGGTTCACCGGCTCGGCGAAAAAGGGCCTCGGCCCCAACTCGCTCGCGCCTTTCGTCGGTGACGCCAATATCGAAACGCCGGAATACAAAGCATTCCTGGTCAATATCGAATCATCGACGGCGCCCGAGGAGGCTAGAGTATGA
- the fdhE gene encoding formate dehydrogenase accessory protein FdhE: MSVSPVQPDPSVIGGVPKAPFVLKPNLARLFNDRASRFEALAQGSHLAPYLNFLAGITRIQSELVSALPPPEPVPADRVERARANAMPPIDRAAMGGSPDCREVLQQFFEKAEALEKPAAAAEALAQVRTADEEMLTWMIGNVMADDLPVESLAHHLYVAAAMQIQAARLAAGLDGSRLVPIRVGVCPACGGRPVASMVIGFHGAEGARYASCSCCATMWNEVRVKCLACGSTKGIGYQAVETGDEEATVKAEVCDTCNSWMKILYQNKNPSLDVVADDVASLGLDLLMKDTEYKRAGFDPFLMGY, encoded by the coding sequence ATGTCCGTATCCCCTGTACAGCCCGATCCATCGGTGATCGGCGGCGTTCCCAAGGCACCGTTTGTCCTGAAGCCGAATTTGGCACGCCTCTTCAACGATCGCGCCAGTCGCTTCGAGGCACTCGCCCAAGGCAGCCACCTCGCTCCCTATCTCAATTTCCTGGCGGGGATCACGCGAATCCAGAGCGAGCTCGTATCCGCATTGCCGCCGCCGGAGCCGGTCCCGGCCGATCGGGTTGAGCGTGCGCGTGCGAATGCCATGCCCCCCATCGATCGCGCAGCGATGGGGGGGTCGCCGGATTGCCGCGAAGTGTTGCAGCAATTTTTTGAGAAGGCTGAAGCCCTGGAGAAGCCGGCTGCCGCCGCAGAAGCGCTTGCACAGGTCCGGACGGCGGATGAGGAAATGCTGACCTGGATGATCGGCAACGTCATGGCTGACGACCTGCCCGTCGAGAGCCTCGCTCACCACCTTTACGTTGCTGCCGCAATGCAAATCCAGGCGGCGCGCCTCGCTGCCGGTCTCGACGGCAGCAGGCTCGTGCCGATCCGGGTAGGGGTCTGTCCCGCCTGCGGCGGCAGGCCGGTCGCATCCATGGTCATCGGCTTTCATGGTGCCGAGGGCGCGCGCTATGCCTCATGTTCCTGCTGCGCCACGATGTGGAATGAGGTTCGGGTCAAATGTCTCGCCTGCGGTTCCACGAAGGGCATCGGCTACCAGGCCGTCGAGACGGGAGACGAAGAGGCGACGGTCAAGGCGGAAGTCTGCGACACCTGCAACAGCTGGATGAAGATCCTCTACCAGAACAAGAACCCTTCGCTCGACGTCGTCGCCGATGATGTTGCGAGCCTCGGGCTCGACCTGTTGATGAAGGACACGGAATACAAGCGGGCGGGCTTTGACCCGTTCCTGATGGGCTATTGA